One window from the genome of Nicotiana sylvestris chromosome 9, ASM39365v2, whole genome shotgun sequence encodes:
- the LOC138877688 gene encoding uncharacterized protein — protein sequence MKERSQRKHILEIYSDDGIKLATSNSIKKEIVKFYKSMIGTAAASLPAINKETMKNGPKLTHEQQLSLCVEVIEEEIYAALCAIHEDKAPGVDEYNSYFFIGAWSMIKSDGVRVIKDFFTIGKLYKAINCTAITLVSKTVSYSIVVNGEPSVPFPAAKGLRQGDPISPFLFEIVMEYLSRSLKGLQKEKEYKFPPRCSKLGITHLNFADDLLLFARGDIPYVLSFNNALTNFIEPQDYKLISLRVLSTMEVLHKQ from the exons ATGAAGGAGAGAAGTCAAAGAAAACATATACTAGAGATCTACAGTGATGATGGAATAAAATTGGCTACTTCTAATAGCATTAAGAAGGAAATAGTTAAATTTTATAAGAGCATGATAGGAACTGCTGCTGCATCTTTGCCTGCTATCAACAAGGAAACTATGAAAAATGGACCTAAACTCACTCATGAACAACAGTTGAGCTTATGTGTGGAAGTAATAGAGGAAGAGATATATGCAGCATTGTGTGCAATACATGAAGATAAGGCCCCTGGAGTGGATGAATATAACTCTTATTTCTTCATAGGAGCATGGTCAATGATCAAAAGTGATGGAGTGAGAGTAATTAAAGATTTCTTTACTATTGGTAAGCTATATAAAGCCATAAATTGCACTGCAATTACATTGGTATCTAAG ACTGTGAGCTACTCAATTGTGGTGAATGGAGAACCTTCAGTTCCTTTCCCAGCAGCTAAAGGACTGAGACAAGGTGATCCCATTTCACCTTTCCTATTTGAAATTGTAATGGAGTACTTAAGTAGAAGTCTCAAGGGACTGCAAAAGGAGAAGGAGTATAAATTTCCCCCTAGATGTTCAAAGCTAGGTATTACACATCTCAATTTTGCTGATGATTTGCTCCTATTTGCAAGAGGTGATATACCTTATGTACTCAGCTTCAACAATGCCTTAACCAATTTTATAGAGCCTCAGGACTACAAGCTAATCAGCCTAAGAGTTTTATCTACTATGGAGGTGTTACACAAGCAGTGA
- the LOC104246100 gene encoding sucrose synthase 2-like — protein sequence MANPKFTRVPSMRERVEDTLSAHRNQLVALLSRYVAQGKGILQPHHLIDEFNNAVCDDTACEKLKDGPFSEVLKATQEAIVLPPFVAIAVRPRPGVWEYVRVNVYDLSVEQLTVPEYLHFKEELVDGEGNNHFVLELDFEPFNASVPRPSRSSSIGNGVQFLNRHLSSIMFRSKDSLDPLLDFLRGHCHKGNVLMLNDRIQRISRLESALSKAEDYLSKLSPDTSYNEFEYALQEMGFERGWGDTARRVLETMHLLSDILQAPDPSTLETFLGRLPMVFNVVILSPHGYFGQANVLGLPDTGGQVVYILDQVRALEAEMLLRIKQQGLNFKPRILVVTRLIPDAKGTMCNQRLERISGTEYSHILRVPFRTEKGILHKWISRFDVWPYLEKFTEDVASEMTAELQGKPDLIIGNYSDGNLVASLLAYKMGVTQCTIAHALEKTKYPDSDIYWKKFEEKYHFSCQFTADLLAMNNSDFIITSTYQEIAGTKNTVGQYESHTAFTLPGLYRVVHGIDVFDPKFNIVSPGADMTIYFPYSDKEKRLTSLHGSIEKLLFDPAQNEEHIGNLNDKSKPIIFSMARLDHVKNITGLVECYAKNATLRELANLVVVAGYNDVKKSSDREEITEIEKMHALIKEHKLDGQFRWVSAQTNRARNGELYRYIADQRGIFVQPAFYEAFGLTVVEAMTCGLPTFATCHGGPNEIIEPGVSGFHIDPYHPDKAAELMSEFFQRCKQDPTHWEKISASGLRRILERYTWKIYSERLMTLSGVYGFWKLVSKLERRETRRYLEMFYILKFRELAKSVPLAIDDK from the exons ATGGCGAATCCAAAGTTCACAAGAGTACCTAGCATGAGGGAGAGAGTTGAGGATACTCTCTCTGCTCACCGTAACCAGCTTGTTGCTCTCCTCTCCAG aTACGTGGCGCAGGGGAAGGGGATATTGCAACCTCACCACTTGATCGATGAGTTCAACAACGCTGTATGTGATGACACTGCTTGTGAGAAGCTCAAAGATGGTCCCTTTAGTGAAGTCTTGAAAGCTACTCAG GAAGCCATTGTGCTGCCACCATTTGTTGCCATAGCAGTTCGTCCAAGGCCAGGTGTTTGGGAGTATGTTCGTGTTAATGTATATGATTTGAGCGTTGAACAATTGACTGTTCCTGAATATCTTCATTTCAAGGAAGAACTTGTGGATGGAGA GGGTAATAATCACTTTGTGCTTGAGCTGGATTTTGAGCCATTTAATGCATCAGTTCCTCGTCCATCTCGATCGTCATCCATTGGCAATGGAGTCCAATTCCTCAATCGTCATCTTTCCTCAATTATGTTTCGCAGCAAAGACTCTCTGGACCCCTTACTTGATTTCCTTAGAGGACACTGTCATAAAGGGAAT GTCTTGATGTTGAATGATCGTATACAGCGAATCTCCAGGCTGGAGTCTGCTCTTTCTAAAGCAGAGGATTATCTCTCCAAGCTATCACCAGATACATCCTATAATGAGTTCGAATACGC ATTGCAAGAAATGGGCTTTGAGAGAGGTTGGGGTGATACTGCCAGACGTGTTTTGGAGACGATGCATCTTCTTTCTGACATTCTTCAGGCTCCGGATCCATCAACCTTGGAGACATTTCTTGGTAGACTACCTATGGTGTTCAATGTCGTCATATTATCCCCTCATGGATATTTTGGCCAAGCAAATGTCTTGGGTTTGCCCGACACTGGTGGCCAG GTTGTCTATATACTGGATCAAGTGCGTGCCTTGGAGGCCGAAATGCTTCTTAGAATAAAGCAACAAGGACTTAACTTCAAGCCTAGAATCCTTGTC GTCACACGGCTGATACCTGATGCTAAAGGAACCATGTGCAACCAGAGGTTGGAGAGGATTAGTGGAACTGAATACTCGCATATTTTACGTGTCCCTTTTAGGACAGAGAAGGGAATCCTTCATAAATGGATATCTAGGTTTGATGTATGGCCTTACCTGGAGAAGTTCACTGAG GATGTGGCAAGTGAAATGACCGCTGAGCTCCAGGGAAAGCCAGATCTGATTATTGGCAACTACAGTGATGGAAATTTAGTTGCCTCCCTTTTGGCATATAAAATGGGTGTCACACAG TGTACCATTGCTCATGCCTTGGAAAAAACAAAGTATCCTGATTCTGACATCTACTGGAAAAAGTTTGAGGAGAAATATCATTTTTCATGTCAGTTTACTGCTGATCTACTGGCAATGAATAATTCAGATTTCATTATCACCAGTACTTATCAAGAGATTGCAGGAAC GAAGAATACTGTTGGTCAGTACGAGAGCCATACTGCATTCACCCTCCCGGGACTATATCGCGTCGTTCATGGCATTGATGTTTTCGATCCCAAATTCAATATAGTGTCTCCTGGAGCTGACATGACAATTTATTTCCCATATTCTGACAAGGAAAAAAGACTAACGTCTTTGCATGGCTCGATTGAAAAGTTGTTATTTGATCCTGCGCAGAATGAAGAGCATAT AGGTAATCTGAATGATAAATCAAAACCCATAATTTTTTCAATGGCAAGGCTAGACCATGTTAAGAACATTACGGGACTAGTTGAGTGCTATGCTAAAAATGCCACATTGAGGGAATTGGCGAACCTTGTTGTAGTAGCTGGATACAACGATGTAAAGAAATCCAGTGATAGAGAAGAAATAACAGAAATTGAGAAGATGCATGCTCTTATTAAGGAGCATAAATTGGATGGGCAATTCAGATGGGTATCAGCCCAAACAAACCGGGCACGTAATGGTGAGCTCTATCGCTATATAGCTGACCAGAGAGGTATATTTGTTCAG CCTGCATTTTATGAAGCATTTGGACTAACGGTGGTTGAAGCTATGACTTGTGGTCTTCCAACATTTGCAACTTGCCATGGTGGTCCTAATGAGATCATTGAACCCGGTGTATCTGGGTTCCATATTGATCCTTATCATCCCGATAAAGCTGCTGAACTCATGTCAGAATTCTTTCAACGCTGCAAACAAGATCCTACTCACTGGGAAAAAATATCTGCATCTGGTCTCCGAAGGATTCTTGAGAG GTATACGTGGAAGATTTACTCCGAGAGGCTGATGACTTTATCTGGCGTATATGGTTTCTGGAAGCTTGTTTCAAAACTTGAGAGGCGTGAAACTAGACGATACCTTGAGATGTTCTACATTCTCAAATTCCGCGAGTTG GCAAAATCTGTACCTCTAGCAATTGATGACAAGTGA